Proteins from a genomic interval of Sphingobacterium sp. SYP-B4668:
- a CDS encoding PLDc N-terminal domain-containing protein: MELSGLFSIWQLLIITNFVLQFIALYRLTFREQLGNNERLLYFLVMLVFPFIGSIYYLIKSFKHNPHTMWKEEKEMENATQ; encoded by the coding sequence ATGGAGTTATCAGGCTTATTTTCCATTTGGCAATTGTTGATTATCACTAATTTTGTTCTACAATTTATAGCACTCTATAGATTGACCTTTCGAGAGCAATTAGGCAATAATGAGCGTCTACTGTATTTTCTTGTCATGCTTGTCTTTCCATTCATAGGGTCCATCTACTATCTCATCAAGAGTTTTAAGCACAATCCTCATACGATGTGGAAGGAAGAGAAAGAGATGGAGAATGCTACCCAATAA